In one window of Syngnathus scovelli strain Florida chromosome 20, RoL_Ssco_1.2, whole genome shotgun sequence DNA:
- the LOC137839548 gene encoding uncharacterized protein yields the protein MSSKQLRSQRFSKFSIQEEIYPHEYACPRKEKLSKDSPLKTLDSFIDADGLLRVGGRVREAQLQQEEKTPLIIPGKHHIKTKMWSNSWFFICKILDCFTVVSTSALQQMRTTSDSRSEGFILSTSRNTEGEGKRRKNITSSLIHGCVTCRKLRGTPQTQEMADLPADRLYRTSIHERGHRCVRTMDHIITPYERWPRSQGPVKLICSDRGTNFVGACKELKIPSNVDNAAVEKFLLDQGCAWKFNVPHASHMGDSWERMFGVARKILDSMFLQLGTLRLIHEALSTLRAEVAAIINARPLIPVSTDPDDPFILTPATLLTQKVSVPSAPVGDWIKDLHKSQWRQVQHLAQTFWDRWKKQYLASLQQRQKWQAPTPDIQPGSIVLLKGNQLLRNEWPLGLITQVFPSNDGMVRKVEVKVSKTGGTKLYQRPISETVLLLSPDKKQ from the exons ATGTCGAGCAAACAACTCAGGTCTCAGCGCTTCTCCAAGTTTTCAA TTCAAGAGGAGATCTACCCTCACGAGTACGCCTGTCCGCGAAAGGAGAAACTTTCTAAAGACAGCCCTCTCAAAACCTTAGATTCCTTCATCGACGCTGATGGTCTGCTGAGGGTCGGAGGTCGTGTCAGAGAAGCGCAGCTCCAGCAAGAGGAGAAAACCCCTCTCATCATACCTGGCAAACATCACATA aaaacaaagatgtggagtaatagttggttctttatttgcaagatcttggaTTGCTTCACGGTAGTCAGTACAagtgcacttcagcagatgagaaCAACGtcagactccagatcagaaggttttatactgtccacaagcaggaatacggaaggggaggggaaaagaaggaaaaacataaCCTC CAGCCTGATCCACGGGTGTGTCACATGTCGCAAACTGCGTGGCACCCCCCAAACACAGGAGATGGCCGACCTTCCGGCAGACCGCCTCTACCGAACCTCCATTCACGAACGTGGGCATCGATGTGTTCGGACCATGGACCATATCATCACGCCGTACGAGAGGTGGCCTCGCTCACA GGGCCCTGTGAAGCTCATCTGTTCCGATCGAGGAACCAACTTTGTCGGCGCTTGTAAGGAGTTGAAGATCCCCTCGAACGTCGACAACGCTGCGGTCGAGAAGTTCCTCCTGGACCAAGGATGTGCATGGAAGTTCAACGTTCCACACGCCTCTCACATGGGCGATTCGTGGGAGAGGATGTTTGGAGTAGCACGAAAGATCCTGGACTCAATGTTCCTCCAGCTTGGAACTTTGAGACTCATCCACGAAGCACTCTCCACACTGAGGGCGGAGGTGGCTGCGATCATCAACGCCAGACCTCTGATTCCAGTGTCTACTGACCCGGACGATCCTTTCATTCTTACTCCAGCAACCCTCCTCACCCAGAAGGTGAGTGTACCTTCAGCCCCAGTCGGTGACTGGATCAAAGACCTCCACAAGTCCCAGTGGCGTCAAGTCCAACACCTGGCCCAAACGTTCTGGGATAGATGGAAGAAGCAATACCTCGCATCACTTCAGCAGCGACAGAAGTGGCAGGCTCCCACCCCAGACATCCAGCCTGGGAGCATTGTCCTTCTCAAAGGTAATCAGCTCTTGAGAAACGAGTGGCCTCTGGGACTGATTACTCAGGTCTTCCCCAGCAACGATGGCATGGTACGTAAAGTCGAGGTCAAGGTCTCCAAGACGGGCGGGACAAAACTGTACCAGCGTCCCATCTCCGAGACGGTCCTCCTTCTTTCCCCTGATAAGAAACAGTAA
- the LOC125990052 gene encoding uncharacterized protein has protein sequence MNDPSFKAISQTDIPEPSKNTKMHRQREISVHKTDVGAAERSAGAKSPDRQCPIHKKPHLLGKSRAVREKSIKERRVFLKEHRICFKCCTSTKHMAQDCKYTATCIECGSGKHNSALHPGSVSQTKEPTPTTEHGGELAPTAPSEVTSNCTDVCGGDESNRSCSKICLVRIYPVNHREKATKVYTVIDKHSNRSLVRSEFFDTFNVQGPPSPYSLRTCSGVTETMGRRAPSSQIESMDGEVRLLLPSLVECNNIPNNRSEIPSPNTASNHPHLKAIAHLIPELEQSAPIMLLLGRDIITAHKVRNQVNGPRDAPFAQKLDLGWVIVGNVCLGGVHKPDTINALYTRTTEQKRPSIFEPCPNVLQVKERSSQF, from the coding sequence ATGAATGACCCGAGCTTCAAGGCCATTAGCCAAACGGACATTCCTGAACCAAGCAAGAACACGAAAATGCACAGACAAAGGGAGATCTCAGTCCACAAGACGGACGTTGGTGCTGCAGAGCGCAGCGCTGGAGCCAAGAGCCCCGATCGCCAGTGCCCTATTCACAAAAAGCCCCACCTGTTAGGGAAATCTCGGGCTGTCCGGGAGAAATCCATAAAGGAGAGGAGAGTGTTCCTGAAAGAGCACAGAATCTGCTTTAAATGTTGCACATCTACTAAACACATGGCCCAGGACTGCAAGTATACAGCCACGTGTATTGAATGCGGGAGTGGGAAACATAACTCTGCACTTCACCCTGGATCAGTATCGCAGACCAAGGAGCCAACCCCCACTACAGAGCATGGCGGGGAGCTAGCCCCTACAGCTCCTTCGGAGGTCACAAGCAATTGCACCGATGTCTGCGGTGGCGATGAGAGCAACAGATCATGCTCTAAAATCTGCCTTGTCAGGATCTACCCTGTCAACCATCGTGAGAAAGCGACAAAGGTCTACACAGTCATCGATAAACACAGCAACAGATCCTTGGTTCGTTCCGAGTTCTTCGACACCTTCAATGTTCAAGGACCCCCTTCTCCATACTCTCTCCGCACATGCTCTGGAGTGACAGAAACCATGGGGAGAAGAGCTCCGAGCTCCCAAATCGAATCCATGGACGGCGAAGTTAGGCTTCTCCTACCAAGTCTTGtagaatgcaacaacatcccaAACAACAGATCCGAGATACCAAGTCCGAATACTGCATCCAACCACCCTCACCTGAAAGCAATTGCTCATCTCATCCCAGAACTTGAACAGAGCGCCCCCATAATGCTTCTCCTTGGGCGAGACATCATCACGGCCCATAAAGTCCGCAATCAGGTGAATGGTCCAAGAGATGCTCCATTCGCCCAGAAACTCGACCTTGGATGGGTGATCGTCGGAAATGTGTGTTTGGGAGGGGTTCACAAGCCTGACACCATAAACGCCCTGTATACTAGGACTACAGAGCAGAAACGCCCCTCCATCTTTGAACCCTGCCCGAACGTCCTTCAGGTGAAAGAGAGGTCCAGTCAATTCTAA